One window of Rhizobium leguminosarum genomic DNA carries:
- a CDS encoding MotB family protein: MSEGENHHHGKNEIIIVKRHGGGDHDGAHGGAWKIAYADFMTAMMAFFLVMWLVNAANEETKASVATYFNPIKLSDEKPTEKGLKKPVDNAEGEEKQEKSKQKEENPNDGKSAADGDDQTSTSGDQTNYSEADFFENPYSVLAEIAQEVGQQANVSAKGDGGAADSGPATGADGGEAYRDPFDPDFWTKQVEVTTAGKSAAPGKNEEQAVESGTTEVAKVEDMKPIPLTTDQKAAAQEPKENKETKGAVEAKDGKAPDDKKSGDKKAGDKKAEAQKDADHQKDADKTAAETEQQQKEAEQLQEQIAQQIGGVAGKLAEGLTVTASEGGLLVSISDQNDDSMFNIGSAVPRQEMVLAMAKIGAILKERGGAVAIRGHTDGRPYKGGQNENWRLSMDRAQSAYYMLVRGGFDEKRISQVSGFADRRLKLPSDPFNATNRRIEILVQADRG; this comes from the coding sequence ATGAGCGAAGGCGAAAACCACCACCACGGCAAGAACGAGATCATCATCGTCAAGAGACATGGTGGCGGTGATCACGATGGCGCCCATGGCGGTGCGTGGAAAATTGCCTATGCCGACTTCATGACGGCAATGATGGCGTTCTTCCTGGTCATGTGGCTGGTCAATGCCGCCAATGAGGAGACCAAGGCCTCGGTCGCGACCTATTTCAATCCGATCAAGCTCTCCGACGAAAAGCCGACCGAAAAGGGACTGAAGAAGCCCGTCGACAACGCCGAAGGCGAGGAGAAGCAGGAGAAGTCGAAACAGAAGGAAGAAAATCCGAACGACGGCAAGTCGGCGGCGGATGGTGACGACCAGACATCGACATCAGGCGACCAAACCAATTATTCCGAGGCCGATTTCTTCGAAAATCCTTATTCGGTTCTCGCCGAAATCGCGCAGGAAGTCGGCCAGCAGGCCAATGTCAGCGCCAAGGGCGATGGCGGTGCCGCCGATTCCGGCCCGGCCACCGGCGCCGACGGCGGCGAGGCCTATCGTGATCCCTTCGATCCGGATTTCTGGACGAAGCAGGTCGAGGTCACGACCGCCGGCAAGTCCGCGGCTCCCGGCAAGAACGAAGAGCAGGCGGTCGAGAGCGGCACAACCGAGGTCGCTAAGGTCGAGGATATGAAGCCGATACCGCTGACCACCGATCAGAAGGCCGCCGCCCAGGAGCCCAAAGAAAACAAGGAAACCAAGGGCGCGGTCGAGGCCAAGGACGGCAAGGCGCCGGATGACAAGAAGTCTGGCGACAAGAAGGCTGGCGATAAGAAGGCCGAAGCGCAAAAGGACGCCGATCATCAGAAGGATGCGGACAAGACCGCGGCCGAGACCGAGCAGCAGCAGAAGGAAGCAGAGCAGCTCCAGGAGCAGATCGCCCAGCAGATCGGCGGCGTTGCCGGCAAGCTTGCCGAAGGCCTGACCGTGACGGCATCCGAAGGCGGATTGCTTGTCAGCATCTCCGACCAGAACGACGATTCGATGTTCAATATCGGTTCCGCAGTTCCACGCCAGGAGATGGTGCTCGCCATGGCAAAGATCGGCGCGATCCTGAAGGAGAGGGGTGGCGCGGTCGCCATTCGCGGCCACACGGACGGGCGCCCCTACAAGGGCGGGCAGAACGAGAACTGGCGGCTTTCGATGGACCGCGCCCAGAGCGCCTATTACATGCTCGTACGCGGCGGGTTCGACGAGAAGCGCATCTCCCAGGTCTCGGGCTTTGCCGACCGTCGGCTGAAGCTGCCGTCCGACCCGTTCAACGCGACCAACCGCCGGATCGAGATTCTGGTGCAGGCGGATCGAGGATAA
- a CDS encoding flagellar hook-length control protein FliK, which produces MMDMSVSGGAAGAESAAIAKSARPAGKDDAASQKNGFSDALAKASGGTANDGTDDAQPDQGAVADGSAEKVARTIRGRSGAKPLIDLGDAALKAQAEVQPETIANAEKVAAKPGKAAVKIPADLAFGKLDPKNRSADEVVQAARGGKHARADALETDTDKNGDDDDGGISDVLGLLKQEPADGAVALSAAAAANHTSAKADEVKPDGKKIDGIEAKAGGHASDALAAVSGNVDNGKADDVKVPGSENAEAADARTFRISRADGRGVSMDVYLGTDQAGPKDGSKKADVENVSVLESRRYIGLMQNSNSASVTAALSGDSEWARAMEPSSALSNAAEWTSTGKVVNTLKIQMNPLDLGLVTATMRLSGDALNIDLKVETGSAYRQMKEDHGKILEALRSQGYAVDNVTISMAPVERGDAGNQAGSQASQQQSLPQQGQGGEARARHNQTAQQADGGFNGAGENGVEDARAGGSSGTGGVYL; this is translated from the coding sequence ATGATGGATATGAGCGTCTCCGGAGGAGCCGCCGGTGCGGAGTCCGCCGCGATTGCGAAATCTGCGCGACCGGCCGGAAAAGACGATGCCGCCAGCCAAAAGAACGGCTTCTCCGACGCGCTTGCCAAGGCAAGCGGCGGTACCGCCAATGACGGCACCGACGATGCGCAGCCGGATCAGGGTGCGGTTGCTGATGGCAGCGCCGAGAAAGTGGCGCGGACGATCCGCGGCCGCAGCGGCGCAAAGCCGTTGATCGATCTCGGCGACGCCGCGCTGAAGGCGCAGGCTGAGGTGCAGCCGGAAACGATCGCCAATGCCGAAAAGGTCGCGGCAAAGCCTGGAAAGGCCGCGGTCAAAATCCCGGCGGATCTTGCCTTCGGCAAGCTCGACCCGAAGAACCGCTCGGCAGACGAGGTCGTTCAGGCAGCCAGAGGCGGCAAGCACGCCAGGGCCGACGCGTTGGAAACCGATACGGACAAGAACGGCGACGATGACGATGGCGGCATTTCCGATGTCCTCGGCCTGCTGAAGCAGGAACCGGCCGACGGTGCGGTCGCTTTATCGGCGGCAGCAGCCGCGAATCACACCTCGGCCAAAGCCGATGAAGTCAAACCCGACGGCAAGAAGATTGATGGTATCGAAGCCAAGGCAGGCGGCCACGCGTCCGACGCCCTGGCGGCCGTCAGCGGCAACGTCGACAACGGCAAGGCGGATGACGTCAAGGTTCCCGGATCGGAGAATGCCGAAGCCGCCGACGCCAGGACGTTCAGGATCAGCCGCGCTGATGGCCGTGGTGTGTCGATGGATGTTTACCTCGGCACCGATCAGGCCGGGCCTAAGGACGGCTCGAAGAAGGCCGATGTCGAAAATGTTTCGGTCCTTGAATCGCGCCGCTATATCGGCCTGATGCAGAATTCGAATTCCGCCTCCGTCACCGCCGCTTTGTCGGGCGATTCCGAATGGGCGCGCGCCATGGAGCCGAGCTCGGCGCTCTCCAACGCGGCGGAATGGACGAGCACCGGCAAAGTGGTCAATACGCTGAAGATCCAGATGAACCCGCTCGATCTCGGCTTGGTGACGGCGACCATGCGCCTGTCCGGCGACGCCCTGAACATCGACCTCAAGGTCGAAACCGGCTCGGCCTATCGTCAGATGAAGGAAGATCACGGCAAGATCCTCGAAGCTCTGCGCAGCCAGGGCTACGCCGTCGACAACGTCACCATCAGCATGGCGCCGGTCGAGCGTGGCGACGCCGGCAACCAGGCAGGCAGCCAGGCCTCCCAGCAGCAGTCGCTCCCTCAGCAGGGGCAGGGCGGCGAGGCGCGCGCGCGTCACAATCAGACGGCACAGCAGGCGGATGGAGGCTTCAATGGCGCGGGCGAGAATGGTGTTGAAGACGCTCGTGCTGGCGGCAGCAGCGGCACTGGCGGCGTTTACCTCTGA
- a CDS encoding flagellin: MTSILTNVAAMAALQTLRGINDGLEATQNRVSSGYRVEKAADNAAYWSIATTMRSDNKALSAVSDALGLGAAKVDTAYSAMDSAIDIISEIKAKIVAATEKGVDKTKVQEEIGQLQQQLLSIAQSASFSGENWVAGADGTKSVVSTFVRDGSGNVSVKTTDYILDTSSTGNVLFGMTSTGTIDTATGIIGTSYGTIGSIYSMDISTFGSVEISMALTSIEAGLDAMTKAASQLGSISTRIELQENFVSSLSDSIDSGVGRLVDADMEEESSKLTALQTQQQLAIQSLSIANSSAQNILTLFRS; this comes from the coding sequence ATGACCAGCATTTTGACCAACGTTGCGGCCATGGCCGCTCTTCAGACACTCCGCGGAATCAATGACGGCCTTGAGGCTACGCAGAACCGCGTATCATCGGGCTACCGCGTCGAAAAGGCAGCCGACAACGCCGCTTACTGGTCGATCGCAACGACCATGCGTTCGGACAACAAGGCACTGTCCGCCGTCTCTGACGCTCTCGGCCTCGGCGCCGCCAAGGTCGACACTGCTTATTCTGCCATGGACAGCGCCATCGACATCATCAGCGAAATCAAGGCGAAGATCGTCGCCGCGACCGAAAAGGGCGTCGACAAGACCAAGGTCCAGGAAGAAATCGGCCAGCTGCAACAGCAGCTCCTGAGCATCGCGCAATCTGCTTCCTTCTCCGGTGAAAACTGGGTTGCTGGTGCTGACGGCACCAAGAGCGTCGTTTCCACTTTCGTGCGCGATGGCAGCGGCAATGTCTCAGTCAAGACGACCGACTACATCCTGGACACGAGCTCCACGGGCAACGTTCTCTTCGGCATGACCTCGACTGGCACGATCGACACGGCCACCGGCATTATCGGCACATCATACGGCACGATCGGCTCGATCTACTCGATGGACATCAGCACCTTCGGCTCGGTTGAGATCTCCATGGCCTTGACGTCGATCGAGGCCGGCCTGGACGCGATGACGAAGGCTGCATCGCAGCTCGGCTCGATTTCCACGCGCATCGAGCTGCAGGAAAATTTCGTCAGCTCCCTCAGCGATTCGATTGACTCGGGCGTCGGCCGCCTCGTCGATGCCGATATGGAAGAGGAATCGAGTAAACTGACGGCGCTTCAGACACAGCAGCAACTGGCCATTCAGTCGCTGTCGATCGCCAACTCCAGCGCGCAGAACATCCTCACGCTGTTCCGCAGCTAA
- a CDS encoding flagellin gives MTSINTNNAAMAALQTLRGINQGLQETQAHVSSGYRVGKASDNAAYWSIATTMRSDNKALSAVSDALGLGAAKVDTAYSAMDSAIDVVGDIKAKLVAATENGVDKAKVQEEISQLQQQLLSVAQSASFSGENWVAGADGTKNVVASFVRDGSNAVSVVMTDYVLDDSSAGNVLFGMSSGAVETSTGILGTSNGATGSVYAMDITNFTLGQIQTALTNVEAALKSMTSAGAALGSISKRIELQENFVSALSDSIDSGVGRLVDADMEEESSKLSALQTQQQLAVQSLSIANSSSQTILTLFRG, from the coding sequence ATGACGAGCATCAACACCAATAACGCTGCAATGGCGGCCCTCCAGACTCTCCGTGGCATCAACCAGGGTCTCCAGGAAACGCAGGCTCACGTCTCGTCCGGCTATCGCGTCGGCAAGGCTTCCGACAACGCGGCTTACTGGTCGATCGCAACGACCATGCGTTCGGACAACAAGGCACTTTCCGCCGTTTCCGACGCTCTCGGCCTCGGCGCTGCGAAGGTCGATACCGCCTATTCCGCCATGGACAGCGCCATCGACGTCGTCGGCGACATTAAGGCCAAGCTGGTTGCCGCCACGGAAAACGGCGTCGACAAGGCCAAGGTCCAGGAAGAAATCAGTCAGCTGCAGCAGCAGCTCCTGAGCGTCGCTCAGTCGGCTTCCTTCTCCGGTGAAAACTGGGTTGCCGGCGCTGACGGCACCAAGAACGTCGTTGCCTCCTTCGTCCGTGACGGCTCCAACGCCGTGTCGGTCGTCATGACCGACTATGTTCTCGACGACAGCTCAGCGGGTAACGTTCTGTTCGGCATGAGCAGTGGCGCGGTTGAAACCTCCACGGGTATCCTCGGCACGTCGAATGGTGCAACCGGTTCTGTCTACGCGATGGACATCACCAACTTCACCCTCGGCCAGATCCAGACGGCTCTGACCAACGTCGAAGCGGCTCTGAAGTCCATGACCAGCGCCGGCGCTGCTCTCGGCTCGATCTCCAAGCGCATCGAACTGCAGGAAAACTTCGTGTCCGCGCTCAGCGACTCGATCGACTCCGGTGTCGGCCGCCTCGTCGACGCCGACATGGAAGAAGAATCTTCCAAGCTCAGCGCTCTGCAGACGCAGCAGCAGCTGGCCGTACAGTCGCTGTCGATTGCGAACTCCTCTTCGCAGACGATCCTCACGCTGTTCCGCGGCTAA
- the motC gene encoding chemotaxis protein MotC, translated as MARRQHRYVGFVALGLALLSSAAGRAQDPDDLEPYKMMRSLQFVQDSVVSGDHSAGEMQRFMLGTIDERLRSVDTSVFDDHRNVDAALIYAMSGGNPQTLEYLITHDVNGYFDNRVTDVLRKYLSGKGLLVAKTLEETAREYRDKKIGPYLALIGGNVLIATKPTDALDLYDQARLAAPGTIVEEAALRRSVAICVDKGMLDRGMAYSQRYIRRFLHSPYASQFADLFVTLVVGHDHDVKPQDVVDILSFMDAPRQREVYLRIARAAAIAGKPELAHMAVERVQSIGGGTDNAFGPLANFYGGMAGLPTEDIDRAAKNVSDIAGNTLSPRDQALQEAARSVAEQILRAPDPASLTQASNPNTSNQEITSEKAAAIATQPGAPGALPEPVPGGVASTGQSQGADPSFNAFVTTNRSKLDEIDGLLAQEGNEQ; from the coding sequence ATGGCGCGTCGGCAGCATCGCTATGTCGGATTTGTGGCCCTCGGCCTGGCGTTGCTTTCGTCGGCCGCAGGCAGGGCGCAGGATCCGGACGATCTCGAGCCGTACAAGATGATGCGGTCGCTGCAGTTCGTGCAGGATTCCGTGGTCTCCGGCGATCATTCGGCCGGTGAGATGCAGCGCTTCATGCTGGGCACGATCGACGAGCGGCTGCGCAGCGTCGACACGTCGGTCTTCGATGACCACCGCAATGTCGACGCAGCGTTGATCTACGCGATGAGCGGCGGCAATCCGCAGACGCTGGAATATCTGATCACCCACGACGTCAACGGCTATTTCGACAACCGTGTCACCGATGTGCTCAGAAAATATCTGAGCGGCAAGGGGTTGCTCGTCGCCAAGACGCTGGAGGAGACTGCCAGGGAATACCGCGACAAGAAGATCGGCCCTTACCTTGCGTTGATCGGTGGCAACGTGCTGATCGCGACGAAACCGACAGACGCACTGGATCTATACGACCAGGCGCGCCTTGCGGCGCCGGGTACGATCGTCGAGGAAGCGGCGTTGCGCCGCTCAGTCGCCATCTGCGTCGACAAGGGGATGCTCGACAGGGGAATGGCCTATTCGCAGCGTTATATCAGGCGCTTCCTGCATTCGCCCTATGCCAGCCAGTTCGCCGATCTTTTCGTCACGCTCGTCGTCGGCCACGATCACGACGTGAAGCCGCAGGATGTCGTCGACATCCTGTCCTTCATGGACGCGCCGCGCCAGCGGGAGGTCTATCTGCGCATCGCCCGCGCTGCCGCGATCGCGGGTAAGCCGGAGCTGGCGCATATGGCGGTCGAGCGTGTGCAGTCGATTGGCGGCGGCACCGACAATGCCTTCGGTCCGCTGGCGAATTTCTACGGCGGCATGGCAGGACTTCCCACCGAGGATATCGACCGGGCGGCGAAGAATGTCAGCGACATCGCCGGCAACACGCTTTCGCCGCGCGATCAGGCGCTGCAGGAGGCGGCACGATCGGTTGCCGAGCAGATCCTGCGCGCTCCCGACCCGGCAAGCCTGACGCAAGCCTCGAATCCTAACACTTCTAATCAAGAAATCACTTCTGAAAAGGCTGCGGCTATAGCGACGCAACCGGGAGCGCCAGGCGCGCTTCCCGAGCCTGTTCCGGGAGGTGTGGCATCGACTGGCCAGAGCCAGGGTGCCGACCCCTCATTCAACGCATTTGTGACGACCAATCGGTCCAAGCTCGACGAGATCGACGGTCTTCTGGCGCAGGAAGGCAACGAACAATGA
- a CDS encoding flagellin: MTVKITSAAAVNALAVLRSINKEAGQTQQQVSSGYRIETAADDASYWSVATVMRSDSTNLGTIGDALGLGAAKVDATYTAMNSAIDLMGQIRAKLVSAREPGTDKDKINAEISEYKQQLQTIVESTSFAGENWLLNGNTTAPPTWSVISSFVRAPTGEYQARTIDFPSSQTILIDKNDASGGLFTKAVDANAINNSGATARNYYLLNANSATPATGTEIAIGKNTTDAQLTDMLDVTDSLLSSLTTTAASIGVMKTRIDDQIDYTADLSDSIDKSVGALVDTDMDEASIRQKAIETQKQMAVEAISILNTTSSKILILLE, translated from the coding sequence ATGACCGTTAAGATTACCAGCGCGGCCGCGGTGAATGCGCTTGCGGTGCTGCGCAGCATCAACAAAGAAGCCGGCCAGACCCAGCAGCAAGTGTCCTCGGGATATCGTATCGAGACGGCCGCCGACGATGCGTCCTACTGGTCGGTTGCGACCGTCATGCGCTCGGACAGCACCAATCTCGGGACGATCGGGGATGCGCTCGGTCTCGGGGCTGCCAAGGTGGACGCGACCTACACGGCGATGAATTCGGCGATCGATCTTATGGGCCAGATTCGTGCCAAGCTGGTGTCGGCAAGGGAGCCGGGCACCGACAAGGACAAGATCAATGCCGAGATCAGCGAATATAAGCAGCAGCTACAGACGATCGTCGAATCGACCTCGTTTGCGGGTGAGAACTGGCTGCTGAACGGAAATACTACTGCGCCGCCGACGTGGTCGGTCATCTCGAGCTTCGTGCGCGCTCCGACCGGCGAATATCAGGCCCGGACGATCGATTTCCCGTCATCGCAAACCATCCTTATCGACAAGAACGATGCCAGCGGTGGCCTGTTCACCAAGGCGGTCGATGCCAATGCGATCAACAACAGCGGCGCGACGGCGCGCAACTACTACCTGCTGAACGCCAACTCCGCCACGCCGGCGACAGGGACGGAAATTGCTATCGGCAAGAATACGACCGATGCGCAACTCACCGATATGCTTGATGTGACCGACTCGCTGCTCTCCTCGTTGACGACGACAGCCGCATCCATCGGCGTGATGAAGACGCGCATCGACGATCAGATAGACTATACGGCCGATCTCTCCGATTCGATCGACAAGAGCGTCGGTGCGCTCGTCGATACCGACATGGACGAGGCTTCGATCCGTCAGAAAGCGATCGAAACCCAGAAGCAGATGGCTGTCGAAGCAATCTCGATCCTCAACACGACTTCGAGCAAGATTCTGATTCTGCTGGAATAA
- a CDS encoding flagellin, translating to MTSINTNTSAQAALQTLRNVNQGLQSTQAHVSSGYRVGKASDNAAYWSIATTMRSDNKALSAVSDALGMGAAKVDTAYTAMDSAIDVVGDIKAKLVAATENGVDKAKVQEEIGQLQQQLMSVAQSASFNGENWVAGASGTKSVVSSFVRDGSNAVSVTTTDYVLDSGSAGNVLFGMSGGSVETSTGILGTSNGATGSVYSMDITNFTSGQIQTALSNVEAALKSMTSAGAALGSLSKRIDNQDSFVSALSDSIDSGIGRLVDANMEEESSKLSALQTQQQLAIQSLSIANSSSQNILSLFR from the coding sequence ATGACAAGCATTAACACGAACACTTCCGCACAGGCCGCTCTGCAGACGCTGCGCAACGTCAACCAGGGTCTCCAGTCAACCCAGGCTCACGTTTCGTCCGGCTATCGCGTCGGCAAGGCATCCGACAACGCGGCTTACTGGTCGATCGCAACGACCATGCGCTCGGACAACAAGGCACTTTCCGCCGTCTCCGACGCTCTCGGCATGGGTGCTGCGAAGGTCGACACCGCTTACACCGCCATGGACAGCGCCATCGACGTCGTCGGCGACATCAAGGCCAAGCTGGTTGCCGCCACTGAAAACGGCGTCGACAAGGCGAAGGTTCAAGAAGAAATCGGCCAGCTGCAGCAGCAGCTGATGAGCGTCGCTCAGTCGGCTTCCTTCAACGGCGAAAACTGGGTGGCCGGCGCTTCGGGCACCAAGAGCGTCGTTTCCTCCTTCGTGCGCGACGGCTCCAACGCCGTTTCGGTCACCACGACCGACTATGTTCTCGACAGTGGCTCTGCGGGCAACGTTCTGTTCGGCATGAGCGGCGGTTCGGTCGAAACCTCCACGGGTATCCTCGGTACGTCGAATGGCGCGACCGGTTCTGTCTACTCGATGGATATCACCAACTTCACTTCCGGCCAGATCCAGACGGCTCTGAGCAACGTCGAAGCGGCTCTGAAGTCCATGACCAGCGCCGGTGCTGCTCTCGGCTCGCTCTCCAAGCGCATCGACAACCAGGACAGCTTCGTCAGCGCCCTCAGCGACTCGATCGACTCCGGTATCGGCCGTCTCGTCGACGCCAACATGGAAGAAGAATCCTCTAAGCTCAGCGCCTTGCAGACCCAGCAGCAGCTGGCGATCCAGTCGCTGTCGATCGCGAATTCCTCTTCGCAGAACATCCTGTCGCTGTTCCGCTAA